In Apium graveolens cultivar Ventura chromosome 10, ASM990537v1, whole genome shotgun sequence, the following are encoded in one genomic region:
- the LOC141693071 gene encoding uncharacterized protein LOC141693071, which yields MVLDSIQPASNSKDMIKKKRSNKAAKLKQTKLDARRNQWISQVKDHGPQVDSSGVREMHADDGRDQGVGVLEIYGKNGKNDGSVQNYSDSDSSSHSRGSDIGRVGGSNCSGTNFSGSSRSGSSTSGTSYSGNISDMEEDGGLDNWEAIADALAATGEKQEQHDHKMKSPMDDTNVTQLDHSPEVVNQAATRVDIPKPMPVNRHAWKPDDAFRPRCLPNLVKQNSFPMKANTKYGHVGAVWARKNVVSALSSCPICCEDLDSTDSSFLPCSCGFQLCLFCHKRILEEDGRCPGCRKHYENDAVKGGGNSDIGGSCATLQLARSCSMITRS from the exons ATGGTTCTTGATTCAATTCAACCTGCCTCAAACTCCAAGGACATGATCAAAAAGAAAAGG AGCAATAAAGCAGCTAAATTGAAGCAGACCAAGCTTGATGCTCGTAGGAATCAGTGGATTTCACAAG TAAAGGATCATGGACCGCAGGTGGATTCTAGTGGAGTTAGAGAGATGCATGCGGATGATGGGAGGGATCAAGGTGTTGGGGTTTTGGAGATTTATGGAAAGAACGGAAAAAATGATGGTTCGGTGCAAAATTACAGTGATTCTGATTCGTCTTCCCATAGTCGCGGTAGTGATATTGGACGTGTTGGAGGTAGCAATTGCTCTGGAACTAATTTTAGTGGAAGTAGTAGGAGCGGTAGCAGTACGAGTGGTACGTCTTATTCGGGGAACATAAGTGATATGGAGGAGGATGGTGGCTTGGATAATTGGGAGGCTATTGCTGATGCGTTAGCAGCTACTGGTGAGAAGCAAGAACAGCATGATCATAAAATGAAATCACCTATGGATGATACTAATGTCACCCAATTGGACCATTCTCCAGAAGTAGTGAACCAAGCTGCTACTAGGGTGGACATTCCCAAACCAATGCCAGTGAACAGACATGCTTGGAAACCTGATGATGCTTTTCGACCTCGATGCCTGCCTAATCTTGTGAAGCAGAACAGTTTCCCTATGAAAGCAAATACGAAATATGGTCATGTCGGTGCGGTATGGGCCCGTAAGAATGTCGTCTCAGCTCTATCTTCATGTCCCATATGCTGTGAGGACCTGGATTCGACCGATTCAAGTTTTCTCCCTTGTTCATGTGGGTTTCAGCTTTGCCTTTTCTGCCACAAGAGGATTCTTGAGGAGGATGGTCGCTGTCCAGGGTGCAGGAAGCATTATGAAAACGATGCCGTCAAGGGGGGAGGAAATTCAGATATAGGTGGAAGCTGTGCAACACTCCAGCTGGCTCGTTCTTGTAGCATGATCACAAGGTCATAG
- the LOC141693059 gene encoding formin-like protein 8 produces MSAKQVPPSTLSHALVAEIIAATTLCTLLVAAIIFYIVFRYAIARQRRQNKSASSFRRDDDVDHRNCIHGVSALENIVVDANGKEVLYLQKVEGGQLRCFSTIWFNPLDEEEKREDKLHTPSQPAQDKYMAPPASCLSPQHHSQLAAHLPLSSILQIQTPLPPPPPPPPPPPPPPLPPPIKILSRPPPPPPPPKIPAKRNPVEPPSGKSPGALISPLKPPSAPRWKVHNNGRAEASTQGTSTTHGRIHTKMKPLHWEKVSADVDHSLVWNEINDGSLRFDDEIIEALFGYNATNNNLLEPKNLSPSSGSSISTPPAQIFILDPRKSQNTAIVLKSLAISSKEILDALLEGSGLNTDTLEKLTKISPTGEDQAKILKFNGNSAQLAYAESFLYQILTSVPTAFIRINAMHFRSNYDPDILHLKESLQTLEFGCKELRARGVFYKLLEAILKSGNRMNAGTDRGNAQGFNLNALRKLSNLKSTDGFTTLLHFVVEQVARAEGKHVAIKRDNGPENNNTGDIGNNGRDLDCPTDLEDTHKEHLMLGLPILSDLSNKFSNVKKAAIVDPDTFMNGCSSLTLKVAEIKQVVTQCGNYEKGDFVKEMKGFIEKCEEELKVVREEQIRIMHLVTRTTKFFQAGVSKDKRANPLEIFIFVKEFLDMVDQTCVDIIKKVQKKNVRAVESSPPISPSLSTRAAVMFHNLQQDFRPGKSGSTSSSGLEDNF; encoded by the exons ATGTCTGCAAAACAGGTACCACCATCAACTTTATCGCATGCACTAGTTGCTGAAATCATAGCCGCAACAACTCTATGTACTTTACTTGTTGCTGCTATCATCTTCTATATTGTATTTAGATATGCTATTGCTCGACAACGTAGACAAAATAAATCTGCTTCAAGCTTCCGACGGGATGATGATGTGGATCACAGGAATTGCATTCACGGTGTTAGCGCTTTGGAAAATATAGTTGTTGATGCTAATGGTAAGGAAGTGCTTTATTTGCAGAAAGTTGAGGGTGGACAACTTAGATGTTTTTCTACAATTTGGTTCAATCCTTTGGATGAAGAAGAGAAAAGGGAGGATAAATTACATACTCCATCTCAACCGGCACAAGACAAGTACATGGCACCGCCAGCTTCCTGTCTGTCCCCTCAACACCATTCCCAACTTGCAGCTCACTTGCCTTTGTCTTCTATTCTTCAGATCCAAACTCCACTGCCTCCACCTCCACCACCTCCGCCTCCTCCTCCACCGCCACCCCTACCGCCGCCTATAAAAATACTTTCAAggccaccaccaccaccaccaccaccgaAAATTCCAGCAAAAAGAAACCCTGTCGAACCACCTTCAGGAAAAAGCCCGGGTGCTTTAATTTCACCATTAAAACCCCCTAGCGCACCAAGATGGAAAGTCCATAACAACGGCAGGGCAGAAGCTTCAACTCAAGGAACCTCAACAACCCACGGCAGAATCCACACGAAGATGAAGCCACTACACTGGGAGAAAGTCAGCGCAGATGTTGATCATTCACTAGTCTGGAATGAGATCAATGATGGTTCTTTAAG ATTCGATGATGAAATTATTGAAGCTCTATTTGGTTACAATGCTACAAACAACAATTTGCTTGAACCAAAGAACCTCTCGCCGAGTTCCGGAAGTTCCATTTCAACTCCACCTGCTCAAATTTTCATCCTGGATCCTCGAAAGTCTCAGAATACAGCTATTGTACTGAAATCTCTGGCTATATCTAGCAAAGAAATTCTCGATGCCCTACTAGAGGGCTCCGGTCTTAATACAGATACCTTAGAGAAACTAACAAAAATTTCTCCAACAGGAGAAGACCAAGCCAAAATCCTCAAATTCAATGGAAATTCAGCACAACTAGCTTATGCTGAATCTTTCCTGTACCAAATACTAACATCAGTTCCTACGGCATTTATCCGCATCAATGCAATGCACTTCCGATCAAATTATGATCCAGATATCTTGCATCTCAAGGAGTCACTGCAAACCCTTGAATTCGGATGCAAGGAACTTAGAGCTCGAGGTGTTTTCTATAAACTTCTTGAAGCCATCTTGAAGTCTGGTAATCGTATGAATGCCGGCACTGACCGAGGAAATGCACAAGGCTTTAACTTGAATGCTTTGCGAAAACTTTCCAACTTGAAGAGTACTGACGGGTTTACAACTCTGCTCCATTTTGTAGTGGAACAAGTTGCTCGAGCTGAGGGAAAACATGTAGCAATTAAAAGAGACAATGGGCCTGAAAACAATAATACCGGAGATATTGGAAACAATGGTCGAGATTTAGACTGTCCAACAGACTTGGAAGATACACATAAAGAACACCTAATGCTAGGCTTACCAATTTTAAGCGACTTGAGCAATAAATTCTCTAATGTGAAAAAAGCAGCTATTGTTGACCCCGACACATTTATGAATGGTTGTTCAAGTCTCACGCTCAAGGTTGCCGAAATTAAGCAGGTAGTGACCCAATGTGGCAACTACGAAAAGGGTGATTTTGTAAAGGAAATGAAGGGGTTTATAGAGAAATGCGAGGAGGAGCTAAAGGTAGTAAGAGAGGAACAGATCAGAATTATGCATCTTGTGACTAGAACAACAAAATTTTTTCAAGCTGGAGTTTCTAAGGATAAAAGGGCGAACCCACTTGAGATATTTATCTTCGTGAAAGAATTTCTTGACATGGTTGATCAAACTTGTGTTGACATAATAAAAAAGGTTCAGAAGAAGAATGTAAGGGCCGTGGAATCATCACCACCAATTTCACCATCACTATCAACAAGGGCAGCAGTAATGTTCCATAACTTGCAACAGGATTTTCGGCCTGGAAAGTCTGGCTCGACATCTTCAAGCGGATTAGAAGATAATTTCTAA